One segment of Leptospirillum ferrooxidans C2-3 DNA contains the following:
- a CDS encoding TIGR03013 family XrtA/PEP-CTERM system glycosyltransferase has translation MIRIFNHYVSLTILFIAFGDFLILTGTFLGIQAIGDSSQSLSRSIGSIAGTPSILLASLITGALGILSLFISGLYDFTHFTDSKEFKIRLAVAIIMIFFFTEMIHILFSPPHPKKYLHIIAVFISIVILAIWRTAAVNFRFKGSTEKVLFLGNAHIAKILSEINLQRNNIAVVRILSQEELADFDLADFISKNTVHRIVVAMNDRRGKLDIPRLLHCKMSGIKVCEWGTFYEIHANKIDIMSINPSFLIFGEGFRQPKVLRLIKRVLDSLMALVVLILTIPLFIIVAIAVKLESPGPIFYSQERVGRYNKPFHIYKFRSMVTDAEKGNSPVWAKKNDSRITRVGQFIRKTRLDELPQLLNILKGEMSFVGPRPERPVFVKELEEKIPFYSQRHIVKPGLTGWAQIRYEYGASIEDALKKLEYDLYYVKNMSIFLDIMTIMETVHVVLFRKGSR, from the coding sequence ATGATCCGGATTTTCAACCACTACGTCTCCCTGACAATTCTCTTTATTGCCTTCGGGGACTTTCTGATCCTTACCGGGACCTTCCTGGGTATCCAGGCGATCGGAGACAGCTCACAGAGCCTTTCCCGATCGATCGGGTCGATTGCGGGGACACCGTCGATTCTTCTGGCATCACTCATCACCGGAGCTCTGGGAATATTGTCCCTGTTCATTTCGGGGCTGTACGACTTTACCCATTTTACGGACTCGAAGGAATTCAAGATACGACTTGCCGTTGCGATCATCATGATTTTCTTCTTTACAGAAATGATCCATATCCTGTTTTCCCCTCCTCATCCAAAGAAATACCTTCATATCATCGCCGTTTTCATTTCCATCGTGATCCTGGCCATCTGGAGAACCGCGGCGGTCAACTTCCGCTTCAAGGGATCCACCGAAAAGGTGCTCTTTCTGGGCAATGCCCACATTGCGAAGATCCTGTCGGAGATCAACCTCCAGAGGAATAATATCGCTGTGGTCAGGATCCTTTCCCAAGAAGAGCTTGCGGATTTTGATCTGGCGGATTTCATCTCGAAAAACACCGTTCACAGGATTGTTGTCGCGATGAATGACCGTCGGGGAAAACTCGATATTCCGAGGCTTCTCCATTGCAAGATGAGTGGGATCAAGGTCTGCGAATGGGGAACCTTCTATGAAATTCACGCTAACAAGATCGACATCATGTCGATCAATCCAAGCTTTCTGATTTTTGGGGAAGGATTCAGGCAGCCGAAGGTGCTTCGGCTGATCAAAAGAGTTCTGGATTCACTGATGGCTCTTGTCGTCCTGATACTGACCATCCCGCTTTTCATCATCGTGGCCATTGCCGTAAAACTTGAGTCTCCGGGTCCCATTTTCTATTCCCAGGAGCGGGTCGGAAGATACAACAAGCCTTTTCACATCTACAAGTTTCGATCCATGGTCACTGATGCGGAAAAAGGCAATAGCCCGGTATGGGCCAAAAAGAATGACTCCAGGATTACCCGCGTGGGACAATTCATTCGAAAGACCCGTCTTGATGAACTGCCACAGCTCTTGAATATCCTGAAAGGCGAGATGAGTTTTGTCGGGCCGCGTCCTGAACGGCCTGTTTTCGTCAAAGAGCTTGAGGAAAAGATACCATTTTACTCCCAGCGTCACATCGTGAAACCGGGTCTGACGGGATGGGCCCAGATCCGCTACGAATACGGGGCTTCGATAGAGGATGCCTTAAAGAAACTGGAGTACGATCTTTACTATGTGAAGAACATGTCCATTTTTCTGGATATCATGACAATCATGGAAACGGTTCATGTGGTTCTCTTCCGAAAAGGAAGCAGGTAG
- a CDS encoding PEP-CTERM sorting domain-containing protein (PEP-CTERM proteins occur, often in large numbers, in the proteomes of bacteria that also encode an exosortase, a predicted intramembrane cysteine proteinase. The presence of a PEP-CTERM domain at a protein's C-terminus predicts cleavage within the sorting domain, followed by covalent anchoring to some some component of the (usually Gram-negative) cell surface. Many PEP-CTERM proteins exhibit an unusual sequence composition that includes large numbers of potential glycosylation sites. Expression of one such protein has been shown restore the ability of a bacterium to form floc, a type of biofilm.): MNRMKKITITAGLALALTVGLGTTAKSAWAGYLGTQNVVANGTADSSLVNYSTTSGLTFSQSYTNASTFGNTIPNPLPTLPAGYGSINGFNVPQNSNNPNSNALPYDQTFYNSSTLNLQLVASSLSNYSASGAGVGSFSGQLLSQVFKIGQGATMSGATPGELVFTYQFDVTASNTVGPNQVSLALLNNPSNETPWLLGGGFNSSNGTPTGYSAIGTDLSSVSGLPTVDNFFSGLTGSGIVVSTNGSIQSEADQWTAEMGAGTVSPQIFLATNAYSYSLGSFSAEGGGISGSTQTFVPGTPEPSTIVLLGSGLALLAFMILRRKENGLTI; the protein is encoded by the coding sequence ATGAACAGAATGAAAAAAATCACGATCACAGCAGGTCTGGCCTTGGCTTTGACCGTTGGTCTCGGAACAACCGCCAAGTCCGCATGGGCGGGTTATCTTGGAACGCAGAATGTTGTCGCAAATGGCACAGCAGATTCTTCACTTGTGAATTACAGCACGACCAGCGGACTCACATTCTCCCAATCCTATACAAATGCAAGCACATTCGGAAATACAATCCCAAATCCCCTTCCAACGCTTCCGGCAGGATACGGATCGATCAATGGGTTTAATGTGCCTCAAAATTCTAACAATCCAAACAGTAACGCTCTTCCTTATGATCAGACATTTTATAATTCTTCGACCCTTAATTTGCAGCTTGTAGCTTCGAGCCTTTCTAACTACTCTGCATCAGGTGCCGGTGTGGGTTCTTTTAGTGGGCAACTCTTGTCGCAGGTTTTTAAAATCGGCCAAGGAGCCACTATGTCAGGTGCAACTCCTGGTGAACTGGTATTTACTTATCAGTTTGATGTGACTGCCTCTAACACGGTTGGTCCAAACCAAGTTTCTTTGGCTCTTTTGAACAATCCGTCAAATGAAACCCCTTGGTTGCTGGGTGGTGGATTTAATTCCAGCAACGGGACGCCAACTGGCTATTCGGCAATCGGTACGGATCTTTCGAGCGTATCTGGTTTGCCTACTGTTGACAATTTTTTCTCGGGCTTGACCGGATCCGGTATCGTAGTTTCCACCAATGGATCGATTCAGTCAGAGGCTGATCAATGGACTGCTGAGATGGGAGCGGGAACGGTGTCGCCACAAATTTTCTTGGCGACAAATGCCTATAGTTATTCCTTGGGTAGCTTTTCTGCCGAAGGTGGTGGTATCTCCGGGTCTACCCAAACGTTTGTTCCTGGAACCCCAGAGCCCTCCACTATAGTTCTTCTTGGTAGTGGCCTCGCTCTTCTCGCTTTCATGATTCTCAGACGCAAAGAGAACGGTTTGACAATATAA
- a CDS encoding N-acyl amino acid synthase FeeM domain-containing protein gives MGELEMMNFFGAAQEIFFGFRPEMSENFVVSFHESHRHGDLEQKMSSDGIGRVGTEGERRHKGSYTICLANTQNQKKAARDLIGKMYSWRKFRSDNVLQESSRLTTFVAHDGYGRLVGTVTVGLDSHEGLFAEEAYRDEITSLRLTRGKVCEFTCLAVLPEVKSRKVLGGLFHVAMLYASRMFNHSGVVFEVIPRHAQFYEKMLGMNRIASGRICKRANVTAVLIHSDFSYVDDQIARIHGEPVEEDESPLGQDRSLYRYFFNSFEEAGIVRRFDEILKKEESGVQIASSVSSLMPLSIFASN, from the coding sequence ATGGGGGAACTTGAAATGATGAACTTCTTTGGTGCGGCCCAAGAGATATTTTTCGGGTTTCGTCCCGAAATGAGTGAGAATTTTGTCGTCAGCTTCCATGAATCCCATCGCCATGGTGATCTTGAACAGAAGATGTCTTCTGATGGTATTGGAAGGGTTGGAACAGAGGGGGAGAGGAGACACAAGGGTTCCTACACAATCTGTCTTGCAAATACTCAAAACCAAAAGAAAGCGGCTAGGGATCTGATCGGGAAGATGTATTCTTGGAGAAAGTTTCGGTCAGATAATGTCTTGCAAGAGAGCTCCCGACTGACTACTTTTGTCGCTCACGATGGATATGGTCGTCTTGTTGGAACGGTGACAGTTGGACTTGATTCTCACGAAGGACTTTTTGCAGAAGAGGCTTATAGGGATGAAATCACATCTCTTCGCTTAACGAGGGGGAAGGTCTGTGAGTTTACCTGTTTGGCTGTTTTGCCTGAGGTGAAATCAAGAAAAGTTCTAGGAGGGCTTTTTCACGTGGCCATGCTTTATGCCTCTAGGATGTTCAATCATTCCGGAGTCGTTTTTGAGGTTATTCCCCGGCATGCTCAATTTTATGAAAAAATGCTGGGCATGAATCGGATTGCCTCCGGGCGGATTTGTAAGAGAGCGAATGTCACTGCTGTCTTGATTCACTCGGATTTTTCATATGTGGATGACCAAATTGCGAGGATTCATGGAGAACCTGTGGAAGAAGATGAATCTCCATTGGGTCAGGATCGATCTCTCTATCGCTATTTTTTTAATAGCTTTGAAGAGGCTGGTATTGTCAGGCGTTTTGATGAGATATTGAAAAAAGAAGAGTCTGGTGTCCAGATTGCGTCTTCTGTCTCTTCTTTGATGCCTTTGTCTATTTTTGCCTCGAACTGA